In Zingiber officinale cultivar Zhangliang chromosome 1A, Zo_v1.1, whole genome shotgun sequence, the DNA window CAACTACCTGACTCCAGCATCTCCCACGATGCCAACGGCTATACCAGCTGAAAGTCCTGCAAGACCACAAGCCAAGCCAGAAGACAGATGGGCATACCCATCAAAAAGGTAGTACGACTTGGCCTTGGGGTTGATCCCGGTGCTTATGATCACCGCAATGATGAGACCGTAAATCCCCAGGACTCCGGCCATGACAACGGGAACTATCGACTTCATCACGAGCTCTGGCTGCATCACACCCATGGACGCCACCCCGACGCCGCTCTTCGCCGTGTCGTACGCCGCCCCCATGCCTGCAAAAGAATGAAAAACATTTCAAGAAACGAACCTTTTGATTCGAACGGAATAGGAGTCTGAGATAAAGGTCGCCGAAATTGGGGGAAATTACAGGAGAAGACGAGGGCTGCGGCCGCGCCGAGGAATCCGAAGAAAGGGGCAGTTTTGTCGCCGCTGAAGCTAGACATCGTGGCGGAGGAGTCTCGACGAAACCCTAGTTCCtgcggaggaggaagaagaggcaggCGTGCAAAGGTCAGATCTGAAGAAAAAATGTGATCGAGATTTTATTTCGTTGCCACAAACAAAGATAATAGCCCCAAAATCCAGCCAAAAAAGCTCGAAAAAAATGTTCCCTTTGATGAGGAACAGCGCGAAGGGGAGTGGAGAAAAGCGAAGACGCGAGGAATTGGACATAAAGCAAACTATACCGTTGCCTATGCTGGATTCCTCGGTGTTTATGCTGTAGAGGATGCCCTCGTATCTGATCTCGCTCTTGGATGGAGAAGGCTGCACGAGATGAGGAGtacttgggagaagggttcgggaaaatg includes these proteins:
- the LOC122038419 gene encoding V-type proton ATPase 16 kDa proteolipid subunit-like codes for the protein MSSFSGDKTAPFFGFLGAAAALVFSCMGAAYDTAKSGVGVASMGVMQPELVMKSIVPVVMAGVLGIYGLIIAVIISTGINPKAKSYYLFDGYAHLSSGLACGLAGLSAGIAVGIVGDAGVRGSLAALAIHRHALIIASGSAKQIVKVFSLKGEQLSIIRYYPTFMAQRIGSVSCLTFHPYRVLLAIGAADACVSIYADDTYQTR